In Populus trichocarpa isolate Nisqually-1 chromosome 7, P.trichocarpa_v4.1, whole genome shotgun sequence, the following proteins share a genomic window:
- the LOC7473157 gene encoding indole-3-pyruvate monooxygenase YUCCA6 isoform X1, with translation MAMQTTAIQEHKGNGIFHKAMSSEKPVWIPGPVIIGAGPSGLAVAACLKERGVPFLILEKERCIGSLWTLKTYNRLQLHLPKETCKLPHMPFPPEVPAYPTKQQFISYLEAYAKHFAIEPMFRQEVQSAIYDARMGFWRVQSNESEFLCRWFIVATGENAEPVLPNIEGISDFKGSLIHTSRYKDGADFKGQKVLVVGCGNSGMEISLDLCNNDAQVSLAVRDKLHILPREVLGRSTFSLSMWLLNWFPVKLVDRFLLICSQLILGDTHKMGIRRPKMGPLEQKNSTGKTPVLDVGAFSKIKSGKIKVVCGVQRFTASGAEFVDGHVENFDSVILATGYRSNVTSWLKEDSFFNEKDGYPRNPFPDNWKGKNGLYSVGFTRRGLLGSSIDAQRVAEDIARQWNCETKHLRIES, from the exons ATGGCAATGCAGACAACTGCTATCCAAGAACATAAAGGCAATGGGATATTTCATAAAGCTATGAGCTCAGAGAAGCCTGTTTGGATCCCTGGACCAGTGATCATTGGCGCTGGACCCTCAGGGCTAGCTGTTGCAGCATGCCTTAAAGAAAGAGGTGTTCCCTTTTTGATactagagaaagagagatgtaTAGGTTCTCTGTGGACACTGAAGACATACAATCGTCTACAGCTTCACCTCCCAAAGGAAACCTGCAAACTTCCTCACATGCCATTCCCTCCTGAAGTCCCAGCATACCCCACTAAACAACAGTTCATAAGTTACTTGGAGGCTTATGCTAAGCATTTCGCAATTGAACCCATGTTTAGACAGGAGGTTCAATCAGCTATATATGATGCAAGAATGGGGTTCTGgcgggtccaatccaacgagtcTGAGTTTCTGTGCCGGTGGTTTATCGTAGCAACTGGAGAGAATGCAGAACCAGTGttacctaatattgaaggaatcTCAGATTTTAAAGGAAGTTTAATCCACACCAGCAGATACAAGGACGGAGCTGATTTTAAAGGACAAAAGGTTTTGGTTGTAGGCTGTGGAAACTCAGGCATGGAGATTAGCTTAGATCTATGTAATAATGATGCTCAAGTTTCTCTGGCAGTGAGAGATAAG TTACACATCTTGCCTAGAGAGGTCCTTGGCAGAtcaaccttttctctttcaatGTGGTTGTTGAATTGGTTCCCAGTAAAATTAGTTGACCGGTTCCTCCTCATCTGCTCACAATTAATTCTAGGCGACACACATAAAATGGGCATACGAAGACCCAAAATGGGACcacttgaacaaaaaaattctaCTGGGAAAACCCCAGTGCTGGATGTTGGAGCTTTCTCTAAAATTAAATCAGGAAAAATCAAG GTGGTTTGCGGTGTTCAAAGATTTACAGCCAGCGGCGCAGAGTTTGTGGATGGACATGTAGAGAATTTTGATTCAGTAATCTTAGCAACAGGTTATAGAAGCAATGTAACATCATGGCTCAAG GAGGACAGCTTCTTCAACGAGAAGGACGGTTATCCAAGAAATCCATTCCCCGACAACTGGAAAGGCAAGAATGGACTTTACAGTGTTGGTTTTACCAGGAGAGGATTGTTGGGTTCATCCATTGATGCACAAAGAGTAGCAGAAGATATTGCAAGACAATGGAACTGTGAGACAAAGCATTTGCGAATCGAGTCATGA
- the LOC7473157 gene encoding probable indole-3-pyruvate monooxygenase YUCCA7 isoform X2: MAMQTTAIQEHKGNGIFHKAMSSEKPVWIPGPVIIGAGPSGLAVAACLKERGVPFLILEKERCIGSLWTLKTYNRLQLHLPKETCKLPHMPFPPEVPAYPTKQQFISYLEAYAKHFAIEPMFRQEVQSAIYDARMGFWRVQSNESEFLCRWFIVATGENAEPVLPNIEGISDFKGSLIHTSRYKDGADFKGQKVLVVGCGNSGMEISLDLCNNDAQVSLAVRDKLHILPREVLGRSTFSLSMWLLNWFPVKLVDRFLLICSQLILGDTHKMGIRRPKMGPLEQKNSTGKTPVLDVGAFSKIKSGKIKVVCGVQRFTASGAEFVDGHVENFDSVILATGYRSNVTSWLKV; the protein is encoded by the exons ATGGCAATGCAGACAACTGCTATCCAAGAACATAAAGGCAATGGGATATTTCATAAAGCTATGAGCTCAGAGAAGCCTGTTTGGATCCCTGGACCAGTGATCATTGGCGCTGGACCCTCAGGGCTAGCTGTTGCAGCATGCCTTAAAGAAAGAGGTGTTCCCTTTTTGATactagagaaagagagatgtaTAGGTTCTCTGTGGACACTGAAGACATACAATCGTCTACAGCTTCACCTCCCAAAGGAAACCTGCAAACTTCCTCACATGCCATTCCCTCCTGAAGTCCCAGCATACCCCACTAAACAACAGTTCATAAGTTACTTGGAGGCTTATGCTAAGCATTTCGCAATTGAACCCATGTTTAGACAGGAGGTTCAATCAGCTATATATGATGCAAGAATGGGGTTCTGgcgggtccaatccaacgagtcTGAGTTTCTGTGCCGGTGGTTTATCGTAGCAACTGGAGAGAATGCAGAACCAGTGttacctaatattgaaggaatcTCAGATTTTAAAGGAAGTTTAATCCACACCAGCAGATACAAGGACGGAGCTGATTTTAAAGGACAAAAGGTTTTGGTTGTAGGCTGTGGAAACTCAGGCATGGAGATTAGCTTAGATCTATGTAATAATGATGCTCAAGTTTCTCTGGCAGTGAGAGATAAG TTACACATCTTGCCTAGAGAGGTCCTTGGCAGAtcaaccttttctctttcaatGTGGTTGTTGAATTGGTTCCCAGTAAAATTAGTTGACCGGTTCCTCCTCATCTGCTCACAATTAATTCTAGGCGACACACATAAAATGGGCATACGAAGACCCAAAATGGGACcacttgaacaaaaaaattctaCTGGGAAAACCCCAGTGCTGGATGTTGGAGCTTTCTCTAAAATTAAATCAGGAAAAATCAAG GTGGTTTGCGGTGTTCAAAGATTTACAGCCAGCGGCGCAGAGTTTGTGGATGGACATGTAGAGAATTTTGATTCAGTAATCTTAGCAACAGGTTATAGAAGCAATGTAACATCATGGCTCAAGGTATAG
- the LOC7473156 gene encoding uncharacterized protein LOC7473156, whose translation MTTRIAPGVGANLLGQHSAERNQDATAYVGNLDPQVSEELLWELFVQAGPVVNVYVPKDRVTNLHQGYGFVEFRSEEDADYAIKVLNMIKLYGKPIRVNKASQDKKSLDVGANLFIGNLDPDVDEKLLHDTFSAFGVIVTNPKIMRDPETGNSRGFGFISYDSFEASDAAIEAMNGQYLCNRQITVSYAYKKDTKGERHGTPAERVLAASNPTTQKSRPHTLFASGPPTLASQANGAMVAPVPPRPFANGVVAPGPIPALRPPPPPNAAFAPMQVGGQSAWHGQPPQQGQPMPPPVMPAPPVQFRPPPPNMQQPPMQGAPMFPRPPPQPMAMGAQQQVWRQPPPPPQQFAGRPHMPQMLMQPPPPPNALPPPPPPSS comes from the exons ATGACGACTCGAATAGCACCGGGTGTTGGAGCTAACTTACTTGGCCAACACTCAGCCGAGAGAAATCAAGATGCTACTGCTTACGTTGGCAATCTCGATCCTCAAGTTTCCGAGGAATTACTTTGGGAATTATTTGTTCAAGCCGGTCCTGTTG ttaatgTTTATGTTCCTAAGGATAGAGTAACAAATCTTCACCAAGGATATGGATTCGTAGAGTTTCGGAGTGAAGAAGATGCTGATTAT GCAATTAAGGTTTTGAATATGATTAAGCTTTATGGTAAGCCAATTCGTGTAAATAAG GCGTCACAAGATAAAAAGAGCCTGGATGTGGGAGCGAATCTCTTTATTGGAAATCTTGACCCT gatgTTGATGAGAAACTTCTGCATGATACTTTCAGTGCATTTGGAGTAATTGTTACAAATCCTAAG ATAATGAGAGATCCAGAGACTGGAAATTCCCGAGGTTTTGGTTTCATCAGTTATGATTCATTTGAAGCATCTGATGCAGCTATTGAG GCAATGAATGGTCAGTATCTTTGCAACCGTCAGATAACAGTCTCATATGCATACAAGAAAGACACTAAAGGGGAGCGCCATGGTACTCCAGCAG AGAGAGTTTTGGCTGCAAGCAATCCAACTACCCAAAAGAGCAGGCCCCACACTCTGTTTGCCAGTGGACCTCCAACACTTGCCTCTCAGGCCAATGGTGCTATGGTCGCACCTGTGCCTCCACGTCCCTTTGCAAATGGTGTTGTAGCTCCAGGACCAATTCCAGCACTGCGCCCTCCGCCCCCACCAAATGCAGCATTTGCACCGATGCAGGTTGGTGGTCAATCAGCTTGGCATGGCCAGCCACCTCAACAAGGTCAACCAATGCCACCTCCGGTCATGCCTGCACCTCCTGTTCAATTCAGGCCACCCCCTCCAAACATGCAACAACCTCCTATGCAAGGAGCTCCCATGTTCCCAAGGCCTCCCCCACAGCCCATGGCCATGGGAGCCCAACAACAAGTTTGGCGacagccaccaccaccaccacagcAATTTGCTGGAAGGCCCCATATGCCACAAATGTTGATGCAACCACCGCCACCACCCAATGcgctaccaccaccaccaccaccctcaAGTTGA
- the LOC7473155 gene encoding pentatricopeptide repeat-containing protein At4g36680, mitochondrial — protein sequence MSSTLRHLRHLSTTTQKISITKAKSRLRTEHDPDKALAIFSSASSNDSSPPVVSRYAQDLTVRRLAKSHRFADIESLMESHKSDPKIKQEPFLSSLIRSYGVAGMFDQALKTYQEMDQLGTPRSCISFNALLSACIQSKLYKKVPVLFNEISEKYRVLPDTVSYGMLVKAYCEDGKPDKAIEVLGGMEKKGVEVTAIVCTPVLNCLYSKGKKDEAERFLDGMVERGCELDAVVYNVKISNAVSQGPERVKELIEEMESYGLKPDTISYNYLMTSYCTSGMMEEAKKVYEEFRVHGCKANAATFRTLVFNLCKSGEYEKGYEIFKDSVKVHRIPDFNTLKYLVKGLVEKKKIKEAKGLIRTMKKKFPLNLLNAWKKVEENLGLHSTEEDKEVKEATA from the coding sequence ATGTCCTCCACCCTGCGCCACCTCCGCCACCTCTCCACCACCACCCAGAAAATCTCCATCACCAAAGCCAAATCGAGACTCCGCACTGAACATGACCCAGACAAAGCACTAGCCATTTTCTCCTCCGCTTCCAGTAATGACTCCTCCCCCCCTGTCGTCTCTCGCTATGCTCAAGACCTCACCGTACGCCGCCTCGCCAAATCCCACCGTTTCGCTGACATCGAGTCCTTGATGGAATCCCACAAATCCGACcccaaaatcaaacaagaaccctttctttcttcactAATCAGATCTTACGGTGTTGCCGGGATGTTTGATCAGGCACtaaaaacttatcaagaaatGGATCAATTGGGTACCCCTCGATCTTGTATTTCTTTTAATGCTTTGTTATCTGCTTGCATTCAATCCAAACTTTACAAGAAAGTTCCTGTGCTGTTTAATGAAATTAGTGAGAAATATAGGGTTTTGCCTGATACGGTTTCGTATGGGATGTTAGTCAAGGCTTATTGCGAGGATGGGAAACCGGATAAGGCGATTGAGGTACTGGGGGGAATGGAAAAGAAAGGAGTGGAAGTTACGGCGATTGTTTGTACACCAGTTTTGAATTGTTTGTATTCAAAGGGAAAGAAAGATGAGGCGGAGAGGTTTTTGGATGGGATGGTGGAAAGAGGGTGTGAGTTGGATGCTGTGGTGTACAATGTGAAGATTAGCAATGCTGTGAGTCAGGGGCCGGAGAGAGTGAAGGAGTTGATTGAGGAGATGGAGAGTTATGGGTTGAAACCGGATACAAttagttataattatttgatGACTAGTTATTGTACGAGTGGGATGATGGAGGAAGCGAAGAAGGTTTATGAGGAGTTTAGGGTACATGGGTGCAAAGCGAATGCGGCAACATTTAGAACTCTGGTTTTTAACTTGTGTAAGAGTGGCGAATACGAGAAAGGGTATGAGATATTTAAGGATAGTGTGAAGGTGCATAGAATTCCAGATTTTAATACATTGAAATATTTGGTGAAGGGGTtggtggagaagaagaagatcaagGAAGCAAAAGGATTGATTCGTACAATGAAGAAAAAGTTCCCTCTTAATTTATTGAATGCGTGGAAGAAAGTTGAGGAAAATCTTGGTTTGCATTCTACTGAGGAGGATAAGGAAGTTAAAGAGGCTACAGCTTAA